The Meriones unguiculatus strain TT.TT164.6M chromosome 1, Bangor_MerUng_6.1, whole genome shotgun sequence genome has a segment encoding these proteins:
- the Tspyl5 gene encoding testis-specific Y-encoded-like protein 5, with amino-acid sequence MSGRSRGRKSSRTKGRGKGRARARVRAAADDAWRDEKPPESPPPEEEEDDEAADAQAGAARGGAQPADPREDPRVPLDCGLALRARAASDSGLAATDPGLERATSLAERLTSDASFVGTVGALARLRHSCRLGNRRVPRRRALETRCAAGRGPQATVSGKPKMSSAGPCIAVPAGEEKKVAEKHAGAGSTMMIGSMDTLETVQLKLETMNAQADRAYLRLTRKFGQLRLHHLERRNLLIQSIPGFWGKAFQNHPVLSSFLSTRDKDVLSYMNRLEVEELGLARLGYKIKFYFSPNPYFQNKVLVKEYGCGPSGHVVSRSAPIQWLPGHDLQSLSKENPGSNGSFFGWFSNHSSIESDKIVEIINEDLWPNPLQYYLITEEARGEKGKEERPGPAKRRAEAPGPGVRQPN; translated from the coding sequence ATGAGCGGACGGAGTAGGGGTCGAAAGTCTTCCCGCACCAAAGGCCGGGGCAAAGGTCGGGCCAGAGCCCGGGTCCGCGCCGCTGCAGATGATGCCTGGCGCGACGAGAAGCCGCCAGAGAGCCCGCcgccggaggaggaggaggacgacgaGGCCGCGGACGCGCAGGCCGGGGCTGCTCGGGGAGGCGCGCAACCAGCCGATCCCAGGGAAGACCCCCGCGTCCCGCTGGACTGCGGCCTGGCCCTGCGGGCAAGGGCTGCGAGCGATAGCGGGCTGGCGGCCACTGACCCGGGCCTGGAGAGGGCCACATCCCTCGCCGAGCGCCTGACCAGCGACGCCAGTTTTGTGGGAACCGTGGGAGCCTTGGCGAGGCTGCGACACAGCTGCCGCCTTGGAAATCGGCGAGTTCCCCGGAGAAGGGCCCTAGAAACTCGGTGCGCGGCGGGGAGGGGACCTCAGGCCACAGTCAGTGGGAAGCCAAAGATGAGCTCTGCGGGGCCTTGTATCGCTGTCCCAgcgggggaggaaaagaaggtggCAGAGAAGCATGCTGGGGCAGGGTCCACCATGATGATAGGGAGCATGGATACCCTGGAGACTGTCCAGCTAAAGCTGGAGACCATGAATGCGCAGGCTGACAGGGCCTATCTCAGGCTTACCCGCAAGTTTGGCCAGTTGCGACTTCACCACTTAGAACGCAGGAACCTCCTCATCCAGAGCATCCCCGGCTTCTGGGGGAAAGCTTTTCAGAACCACCCCGTGCTGTCATCTTTTCTGAGCACCAGAGATAAGGATGTGCTGAGCTACATGAACAGACTGGAGGTGGAAGAGCTTGGCCTCGCCAGATTGGGCTACAAAATCAAGTTCTACTTTAGCCCAAACCCCTATTTCCAAAACAAGGTGCTTGTCAAGGAGTATGGGTGTGGGCCATCTGGTCACGTGGTGTCTCGCTCAGCCCCCATCCAGTGGCTCCCAGGGCATGATCTACAGTCACTAAGCAAGGAAAACCCGGGAAGCAATGGGAGCTTCTTTGGGTGGTTTTCCAACCACAGCTCTATTGAGTCTGACAAGATTGTTGAGATAATCAATGAGGACCTGTGGCCCAATCCTCTACAGTATTACCTGATCACTGAAGAAGCCcgtggagagaaaggaaaagaagaaaggccaGGTCCAGCAAAGCGGCGAGCGGAGGCCCCTGGGCCTGGAGTGAGACAGCCCAACTGA